A genomic segment from Nicotiana sylvestris chromosome 1, ASM39365v2, whole genome shotgun sequence encodes:
- the LOC138868214 gene encoding uncharacterized protein, which yields MYADRKVRDLAFIVGERVLPRVSPMKGVMRFGKKGKLSPRFIGSFEILDRVGEVAYRLALSPSLSVVHPVFHVSMLQKYHGDPSHVLDFSTAQLDKDLSYKEELVALLDWQIRQLRSKSFLSVRVQWRSQPHEASTWESKSDMRSRYPHLFPDSGLSGVWS from the exons atgtatgccgaccgcaaggttcgagatttggcattcattgTAGGTGAACGGGTATTGcctcgagtgtcgcctatgaaaggcgtgatgagatttgggaagaagggcaagcttagccctaggttcattggctcgtttgagattcttgatcgagtgggagaggtggcttatagacttgcgttgtcgCCAAgcttatcagttgtgcatccagtgtttcatgtgtccatgcttcagaaatatcacggcgatccatcccacgtgttagatttcagcactgcccagttggacaaggacttgtcttataaggaggagctggtagctctTCTAGACTGGCagattcgtcagttgaggtcgaaaagTTTTCtttctgttcgtgttcaatggAGAAGTCAGCCTCatgaggcatcaacctgggagtccaagtccgatatgcggagccgttatccccatcttttccccgactcag gtttatctggagtttggtcctag